One Methylophaga marina DNA window includes the following coding sequences:
- a CDS encoding bifunctional diguanylate cyclase/phosphodiesterase, with translation MNTVWMSALRISIIYVIIGGIWIITSDQALSYFFIDKQTLVELQTIKGWFFIIATGLILFWLVYRQLRNMNEAEERLRYALNASGDGVWDWDVPSSKVWYSKQLQTMLGYADGEFSNSLDEWSSRVHPDDLALVMEDLQRHLDGKTDCYINEHRMRCKNGHYKWIRDSGLVITRDEHGKPIRLVGTHADITTRKEADEKLKLANTVFTHAYEGILVTDTDNKIIEVNDAFTRITGYSREDVIGKSPKLLQSGKHSLTFYEEMWHSIKTEGYWSGEVSNIHKNGQPFIEMLTISEIRDADGNAVNYVALFSDITHIRAQQIALERLASYDPLTSLPNRILLADCLKQSMAHCQRHQQLLAVAFIDLDGFKQVNDTYGHEVGDKLLVTISNRMKAALREGDTLARIGGDEFIAVLTELNVFEDCESVIERLLTASSEPISTDDKTFSVSASIGVTLFPEDSVDADILMRHADHAMYTAKQLGKNRYHLFDVNQDDAIRLHRKQLLDIELALKNDEFVMHFQPIVNMRTGSVIGLEALLRWQSPEEGLLTPGAFLPYIENNPISVNLGEWVIHAVLKQISLWQAAQVTMPDMISINISALQIEQDNFADRLASLLNAYPEVDPHKIELEILETSALEDIENVSNTMNACAQLGVKFAIDDFGTGYSSLTYLKHLPAEIIKIDQSFVRDMLVDEDDLAIVKGVIGLANAFQRGVIAEGVESAEHGKALLELGCEQAQGFGIAKPMPAERVPEWIEGWKPQW, from the coding sequence ATGAATACTGTGTGGATGTCAGCATTAAGAATATCCATCATTTACGTGATTATTGGTGGCATATGGATAATCACTTCCGACCAGGCTCTTTCATATTTTTTCATTGATAAACAAACACTTGTTGAGCTACAAACTATAAAGGGCTGGTTCTTTATTATCGCTACGGGTCTCATTCTTTTCTGGCTAGTTTATCGTCAGTTGAGAAATATGAATGAGGCTGAAGAGCGCTTACGCTATGCGCTGAATGCTTCTGGTGATGGCGTTTGGGACTGGGATGTGCCTTCAAGCAAGGTGTGGTACTCCAAGCAGCTGCAAACAATGCTTGGCTATGCCGATGGGGAATTCAGTAACAGCCTTGATGAATGGTCGAGTCGTGTTCATCCGGATGATCTGGCGTTGGTGATGGAAGATTTACAGCGTCACCTTGATGGTAAAACAGATTGTTATATCAATGAGCACCGCATGCGCTGTAAAAATGGGCATTACAAGTGGATTCGTGATAGTGGACTGGTGATTACTCGTGATGAACATGGGAAACCTATACGCCTTGTCGGTACACACGCTGACATAACCACCCGTAAAGAAGCAGATGAAAAACTCAAGCTGGCCAATACGGTATTTACCCATGCTTATGAAGGGATTTTAGTCACTGATACTGATAATAAGATTATCGAAGTCAATGACGCTTTCACTAGAATCACGGGCTACAGCAGAGAAGATGTTATCGGTAAGAGCCCTAAACTCCTTCAGTCAGGTAAACATTCTCTAACGTTCTATGAAGAGATGTGGCATTCAATTAAGACGGAAGGCTATTGGTCTGGTGAGGTCTCAAACATACACAAAAATGGACAGCCATTTATAGAAATGCTGACGATCAGTGAAATTCGTGATGCAGATGGTAACGCCGTTAACTATGTGGCCTTGTTTTCAGACATCACACATATTCGTGCACAACAGATAGCACTTGAGCGACTGGCAAGTTATGACCCATTAACCTCACTGCCCAACCGTATCTTACTGGCTGATTGTCTCAAGCAATCCATGGCACATTGCCAACGTCATCAACAATTATTGGCGGTGGCCTTTATTGATTTAGATGGCTTCAAGCAGGTCAATGACACTTATGGTCATGAAGTCGGCGATAAACTTCTGGTCACTATTTCTAATCGTATGAAAGCGGCGTTACGAGAGGGCGATACCCTTGCTAGGATTGGTGGGGATGAATTTATCGCCGTACTCACCGAGCTGAATGTGTTTGAAGACTGTGAATCGGTGATTGAGCGTCTGTTAACGGCATCCTCTGAGCCTATTTCTACTGATGATAAAACCTTTTCAGTGTCTGCCAGTATCGGGGTGACGTTATTTCCAGAAGACAGTGTGGATGCCGACATTCTCATGCGTCATGCTGATCATGCTATGTATACAGCTAAGCAGTTGGGTAAAAATCGCTATCACCTATTTGATGTGAATCAGGATGATGCCATCCGCTTACATAGAAAACAGTTGCTGGATATTGAGTTAGCACTGAAAAACGATGAATTTGTCATGCACTTCCAACCCATCGTCAATATGAGAACGGGCTCGGTGATTGGTTTAGAGGCCCTGCTTCGCTGGCAGTCACCTGAGGAAGGCTTGTTAACACCAGGTGCGTTTTTGCCCTACATAGAAAACAATCCCATCAGTGTTAATTTGGGTGAATGGGTTATCCATGCAGTCCTGAAACAAATCAGCCTGTGGCAAGCAGCACAGGTCACTATGCCAGATATGATCAGTATTAACATTTCAGCTTTACAGATTGAGCAGGATAATTTTGCTGATAGATTAGCCTCTCTGCTAAATGCTTATCCTGAGGTAGACCCACATAAAATTGAACTGGAAATTTTAGAAACCAGTGCCTTAGAAGACATCGAAAATGTCTCCAATACAATGAATGCCTGTGCCCAGCTTGGTGTGAAATTCGCAATTGATGATTTTGGGACAGGCTATTCATCGCTGACATATCTCAAGCATTTACCGGCGGAAATCATCAAAATAGATCAAAGCTTTGTTCGTGATATGTTGGTAGATGAGGATGATCTGGCTATTGTGAAAGGGGTGATCGGCCTGGCTAATGCCTTCCAGCGAGGCGTCATAGCCGAAGGCGTGGAATCTGCCGAACATGGAAAAGCCCTATTAGAACTTGGCTGTGAGCAAGCTCAAGGGTTTGGTATTGCGAAACCGATGCCAGCAGAGCGCGTGCCCGAGTGGATAGAAGGATGGAAACCACAGTGGTGA
- a CDS encoding LysR family transcriptional regulator has protein sequence MQVSLQALKVFESAARQGSFKLAAEELALTPTAISHHISNLESRLNVSLFHRQGRRISLTETGELLARATTDGFLKIDHALEEVAKVGTTVRVTTTSSLAAMVLIPYQYEFEQNNPGISMEISTGESLDNQSHTIPIRFGDISTVEDFDVIRTESFDIFGTNGVASASWFNDPITLYTTQWKNKLLPKPPLDTWLKLNGLEGANINLKKFDQELFGIQQAMAGNGLVFCSTTLANRLVKSNLLQQYKTRPVQSELCYYIPNKNNFDTGSAVRFINWIEDILNQ, from the coding sequence TTGCAGGTATCGTTACAGGCGTTGAAAGTATTCGAGTCGGCTGCGCGTCAGGGAAGCTTTAAGTTAGCTGCAGAAGAACTGGCACTGACACCGACAGCCATTTCTCACCACATTAGCAATCTGGAAAGTCGGTTGAATGTAAGTTTGTTTCATCGACAGGGAAGGCGAATTTCACTCACAGAAACAGGTGAACTATTAGCGAGAGCAACCACGGACGGGTTTCTGAAAATTGATCATGCACTGGAAGAAGTCGCAAAGGTTGGCACTACGGTCAGGGTGACAACTACTTCTTCATTAGCTGCGATGGTGTTGATTCCTTACCAGTATGAATTTGAACAAAACAACCCAGGTATCTCGATGGAGATATCGACTGGCGAATCACTTGATAATCAATCACATACTATTCCGATTCGTTTCGGTGATATTTCAACTGTTGAAGATTTTGATGTCATTAGAACGGAGTCATTCGATATATTTGGGACTAATGGAGTCGCGTCTGCTTCTTGGTTTAATGATCCTATTACCTTGTATACAACACAGTGGAAGAATAAATTATTACCCAAGCCTCCATTAGACACTTGGTTGAAGTTAAATGGACTGGAAGGGGCCAATATTAACCTTAAAAAATTTGATCAAGAACTGTTCGGGATTCAGCAGGCTATGGCTGGAAATGGGCTAGTATTCTGTTCTACGACGCTCGCTAATAGATTGGTGAAATCCAATCTTCTACAACAATATAAAACGAGACCGGTTCAATCAGAGCTTTGCTATTACATACCGAATAAGAATAATTTTGACACTGGAAGTGCAGTCAGATTTATAAATTGGATTGAAGATATTTTGAATCAATAA
- a CDS encoding helix-turn-helix domain-containing protein yields the protein MSIVINVDVMLAKRKMKSNELAKRVGISEQNLSILKTGKAKAIRLSTLDAICTALNCQPGDLLEYHPEEE from the coding sequence ATGAGTATCGTTATTAACGTCGATGTGATGCTGGCCAAACGTAAGATGAAATCAAACGAACTGGCGAAACGAGTTGGAATTTCTGAGCAAAACCTTTCCATACTGAAAACTGGCAAAGCAAAAGCTATCCGTTTATCAACACTTGATGCTATTTGCACAGCTCTTAACTGTCAGCCTGGTGACTTGCTGGAATATCACCCTGAAGAAGAATAG
- a CDS encoding class I SAM-dependent methyltransferase: MNPDDIGKAYDTITHLWQSKDFKRNNGIEAHKRAISFTDHRGNALDVGCGCTGRFIDLLQTEGFHVEGVDISSKMIDLARQRHPEVTFHHEDICKWEIENCYDFITAWDSIWHIPLGQQKPVLTKLVNSLNMGGILIFSFGGTNEPGEHTDDFMGPEVYYSSLGTNGFLALLMKLGCQCLHLEYDQYPELHTFLIAQKVRSIDE, from the coding sequence ATGAATCCAGACGATATTGGCAAAGCCTACGACACCATTACCCACCTCTGGCAAAGCAAGGACTTTAAAAGAAATAACGGTATCGAAGCGCATAAGCGTGCTATCAGTTTTACTGACCATCGAGGTAATGCACTGGATGTTGGCTGTGGTTGTACCGGACGTTTTATCGACCTCCTTCAAACAGAAGGATTTCACGTTGAAGGTGTCGATATTTCCAGCAAAATGATCGACCTTGCCAGACAACGTCATCCAGAAGTGACATTTCACCATGAAGATATCTGCAAATGGGAGATTGAGAACTGCTACGACTTCATTACCGCCTGGGATAGCATTTGGCATATTCCACTGGGGCAACAAAAGCCTGTATTAACTAAGCTGGTTAACAGCCTGAACATGGGCGGCATATTGATTTTTTCATTTGGCGGCACGAATGAACCCGGCGAACATACAGATGATTTCATGGGACCAGAAGTGTATTACTCCAGTTTAGGTACGAATGGCTTTTTGGCATTATTAATGAAACTAGGTTGTCAGTGTCTGCATCTGGAATATGATCAATATCCGGAATTACACACTTTCCTTATCGCACAAAAAGTCCGTTCGATAGACGAATAA
- a CDS encoding DUF2975 domain-containing protein has translation MKNKTNQDRISHFSAQLKLILTTFIILIPTLTLVYWLFFNSLQAAGFVIELPVEITTEIDLITRLLAFLVCLLPITVALYAAVQLRRLFSLYQQGIIFSYDNVICFKRMGLALLAWVIVGTISDTLLSLALTIQNPVGERLLTIGFGSSEMTTLITGSVILVISWVMKEAVEMKHEQEFTV, from the coding sequence ATGAAGAATAAAACCAACCAAGATCGTATTTCACATTTTAGTGCTCAACTAAAACTTATATTGACCACTTTTATTATTCTAATTCCAACCCTTACACTCGTTTATTGGTTATTTTTTAATAGCTTGCAAGCTGCTGGTTTCGTTATTGAATTACCCGTTGAAATCACGACTGAAATTGATTTAATAACTCGATTGTTAGCTTTTTTGGTTTGTTTACTGCCGATCACTGTAGCGTTATATGCCGCTGTCCAATTGAGAAGACTCTTTAGTCTCTATCAGCAAGGCATCATCTTCTCTTATGACAATGTCATCTGCTTTAAGCGTATGGGATTAGCTTTACTGGCTTGGGTGATAGTAGGCACTATATCCGATACTTTGCTCAGCTTAGCTTTGACCATTCAAAACCCTGTTGGGGAACGATTACTCACCATAGGATTTGGCTCTTCTGAGATGACCACTTTAATTACTGGCTCTGTGATATTAGTGATTTCTTGGGTAATGAAAGAGGCTGTAGAAATGAAACACGAACAGGAATTTACCGTTTAA
- a CDS encoding DUF3144 domain-containing protein, translated as MSENSPSKTFQERVDEFVAIANQQAAESSVEDVNTAVLFSAARFNAFSVARSVENAENLQAEKQAAIEYFTQRYAEMLNQNLEEYIARFDNYTQK; from the coding sequence ATGAGTGAAAATTCACCAAGCAAAACATTTCAAGAACGTGTCGATGAGTTCGTCGCGATTGCCAATCAGCAAGCAGCTGAAAGTTCTGTAGAAGACGTTAATACAGCCGTTCTCTTTTCAGCCGCCCGTTTTAATGCTTTCAGCGTCGCCCGTTCCGTTGAAAACGCAGAAAACCTGCAAGCCGAAAAACAAGCGGCTATTGAATACTTCACTCAGCGTTATGCCGAAATGCTCAATCAAAACCTTGAAGAATATATCGCTCGGTTTGATAACTATACACAGAAGTAA
- a CDS encoding CopD family protein — protein sequence MYGTLLLLHILAATIWTGGHIVLSVVILPKVLKHRSPEELLSFESVYEKIGMPALIIQILTGLYLAYHMLPDITQWFNLTNTVSHAIIAKLCLLLLTLSFAVHARFRVIPHLSPDTLKVMAWHIIPVTLLSILFVVVGVSFRTGWLY from the coding sequence ATGTACGGGACATTATTACTGCTTCACATACTGGCTGCCACCATATGGACGGGAGGACATATCGTCTTATCGGTTGTGATCTTGCCTAAGGTATTAAAGCATCGTTCGCCTGAAGAGCTGCTTAGTTTTGAGTCAGTGTATGAAAAGATTGGTATGCCCGCCCTGATTATTCAAATCTTAACGGGGTTGTATCTGGCTTATCATATGCTGCCAGACATCACACAATGGTTTAACCTTACAAATACCGTCTCACATGCCATCATAGCAAAATTGTGTCTGCTGCTTTTAACACTTAGCTTTGCTGTACACGCACGATTTCGCGTGATTCCTCACCTCTCTCCAGACACACTCAAAGTGATGGCCTGGCACATCATTCCCGTCACCCTTCTTTCCATCTTGTTCGTCGTTGTTGGCGTGTCATTCCGAACAGGTTGGCTTTATTAA
- a CDS encoding YnfA family protein, with translation MPELKIVGLFLVTALAEIIGCYLPYLWLREGKSIWLLVPAALSLSLFAWLLSLHPTAAGRVYAAYGGVYIFMAILWLWAVDGIRPTVWDMVGSGVALLGMAIIMFAPRGS, from the coding sequence TTGCCCGAACTAAAAATAGTAGGCTTGTTTCTTGTGACGGCTTTAGCAGAAATTATTGGCTGTTACCTGCCGTACCTTTGGCTACGTGAGGGAAAATCCATTTGGCTGCTAGTGCCTGCTGCACTCAGTCTTTCTTTGTTTGCCTGGTTGTTGTCTTTGCATCCAACGGCAGCCGGTCGCGTGTATGCCGCTTATGGTGGGGTATATATTTTCATGGCTATTTTATGGTTATGGGCTGTAGATGGTATTCGTCCTACCGTATGGGATATGGTTGGTTCTGGCGTGGCATTGTTGGGTATGGCGATTATTATGTTCGCACCACGAGGCTCCTAA
- a CDS encoding VOC family protein: MANMNTIEIKAFIPAKDYEISQAFYADLGFTQASDTAGVTYFYHGNCSFLLQNFYDQTLAENLMMHLLVEDVQSWHQHIIEAGITDKYKVEISAVTEQPWGMLDFVLYDPSGVLWRIAQNI; encoded by the coding sequence ATGGCAAATATGAACACCATTGAAATCAAAGCATTTATTCCGGCTAAAGACTATGAAATCTCTCAAGCCTTTTATGCTGACCTTGGCTTCACGCAGGCATCTGATACCGCTGGTGTGACCTACTTCTATCACGGTAACTGTAGTTTTCTACTTCAGAATTTTTATGACCAAACGCTGGCTGAAAATTTGATGATGCACCTGCTTGTGGAAGACGTGCAGTCTTGGCATCAACACATTATCGAAGCTGGGATAACAGACAAGTATAAGGTTGAAATATCGGCTGTCACCGAACAACCTTGGGGGATGCTCGACTTTGTTCTCTACGATCCAAGTGGTGTGTTATGGCGTATCGCTCAGAATATTTGA
- a CDS encoding alpha/beta hydrolase, giving the protein MLRLRHILRFLIIICCYLPLQVVAQSVSLPATEQFTLKNKAGQEYQIMVSLPESQTPSKPMPVLYILDGNSVFAAFHDAKRMESDYADTLIVAVAYSTDEPFDFYRRSYDFSPPVPKEVNDPPQGGQDEFIDFLKNTLQPEIARRYDIHQERQSLYGHSFGGMFTLYAIYTQPTLFQHYIVSSPSLWWAHRYLMPHEQMFMKQVKAGEVSLVDKSLYLLVAEGDDVQERQDIELLADRMKALSAYGFRSAYYLQEDEDHMSLPITIAHRVLRQAFNPRLR; this is encoded by the coding sequence ATGTTGAGATTAAGACACATACTTAGATTTCTCATCATCATATGCTGCTACCTGCCTTTGCAGGTAGTGGCTCAGTCGGTTTCATTACCAGCCACTGAGCAGTTCACCCTAAAAAACAAAGCAGGGCAGGAGTATCAGATCATGGTGAGTTTGCCTGAAAGCCAAACGCCCAGCAAACCGATGCCAGTGCTATACATTTTAGATGGTAACTCCGTGTTTGCTGCTTTTCATGATGCCAAACGAATGGAATCAGACTATGCCGACACATTGATTGTGGCGGTAGCGTACTCAACAGATGAGCCATTTGATTTTTATCGACGTTCTTATGACTTTTCACCGCCTGTGCCCAAAGAAGTGAATGACCCACCTCAAGGTGGTCAGGACGAATTTATCGACTTCTTAAAAAACACCTTACAGCCTGAAATCGCTCGTCGTTATGACATTCACCAAGAACGGCAATCATTATATGGTCATTCTTTCGGTGGCATGTTCACACTCTATGCGATTTACACCCAGCCAACCTTATTTCAACATTACATCGTTTCCAGCCCCAGCCTGTGGTGGGCACATCGCTATCTGATGCCGCATGAGCAAATGTTTATGAAACAAGTGAAAGCAGGTGAAGTATCACTGGTCGATAAAAGCCTGTATCTGCTGGTGGCAGAGGGCGATGATGTGCAGGAACGGCAGGATATTGAACTGCTGGCAGACCGAATGAAAGCCCTGTCGGCCTATGGTTTCCGAAGTGCCTATTACCTCCAAGAAGACGAAGACCATATGTCCTTACCCATCACCATTGCTCATCGTGTTTTACGACAAGCGTTTAATCCAAGGCTTCGTTAA
- a CDS encoding FMN-dependent NADH-azoreductase, translated as MSTLLHVDSSVRATTNPNPDHNSISKNIAFRFIDTWRKNRPIDEYIYRDVGVNPPDFITQDWVGAVFTPEEKRTPAQKETLALSDKLIAEVVAADIILISSPMYNYGMPAQLKAWFDQIVRIDKTFDFDLARGDSPLQPLLSGKTLIIVTSSGEFGFQKGGIREGSNHLTPHLLTLSKYLGADTVYEIAAEYQEFGDDRHSRSVADAKYRAERIATELSFPVVATSPENVVKNL; from the coding sequence ATGAGCACACTATTACATGTAGATTCGAGCGTTAGAGCTACTACCAACCCAAATCCAGATCACAATTCCATATCAAAAAATATTGCTTTCCGATTTATTGATACATGGAGAAAGAATCGTCCTATAGATGAATATATCTATCGTGATGTTGGTGTAAACCCTCCTGACTTCATCACTCAGGATTGGGTTGGCGCTGTGTTTACACCTGAGGAAAAGAGGACCCCAGCACAGAAAGAGACGCTGGCATTATCAGATAAACTGATCGCTGAAGTGGTAGCAGCCGATATTATCTTGATATCTTCTCCCATGTATAACTACGGCATGCCTGCTCAGCTAAAAGCATGGTTCGATCAAATTGTACGTATAGACAAAACGTTTGATTTCGATCTCGCACGAGGAGATTCCCCATTACAGCCACTACTTTCTGGAAAGACATTGATTATCGTGACCTCTAGTGGAGAGTTCGGTTTTCAAAAAGGTGGAATAAGAGAAGGCTCTAATCACCTGACGCCACACTTACTTACACTAAGTAAATATTTAGGAGCGGATACGGTGTATGAGATCGCTGCTGAATACCAAGAATTTGGCGACGATAGACATAGCAGATCTGTAGCTGATGCAAAATATCGCGCCGAGAGAATAGCCACAGAACTTAGCTTTCCGGTCGTGGCCACATCACCAGAAAATGTGGTCAAAAATCTGTAA
- a CDS encoding nitric-oxide reductase large subunit, with the protein MTNVKKLWLFLAFLLFVSFGVLIWSGNQIYQQAPPMPEKVLTSDGQLLYSRAEIEKGRQVWQSFGGMQLGSIWGHGGYVAPDWSADWMHRELMALLNLWANRDYGVESFELANAEQQAALQGRLKSLVRKNTYNPDTGVITLSLDRVKAISQVSEHYQRLFSDEPSTAELREAYAMKNNTVTDPENRRVLSAFFWWTAWATMTNRIDGDITYTNNWPNEPLIDNKPPASMFLWSAFSVTFLLAGIGLMGWYYAVSHGKEEATSKLPATDPMRDLRPTPSMMATAKYFWVLLALFLVQILLGAVTAHYQVEGQVMYGFELSEILPYSITRTWHTQLAVLWIALAWLATGLYIGPAVSGYEPPYQRFGVNLLWVCLLVIVVGAFTGQWFAVNQTLGLEHNFWFGHQGWEYADIGRFWQWFLFIGLLLWLCLVGRSLWPTLRQPSESRSIIGLLFLSTVAIGLFFGAALVWNEHTHISMVEYWRWWLVHLWVEGFFEVFATAVIAFLFTRLGLIPVKTATVAVLFATIIFMSGGVIGTLHHLYFVGSPTPVLALGASFSALEVVPLAYIGFEAYHNYTLGHATEWMKRYRWPIMFFVAVAFWNLVGAGLFGFLINPPLSLYYMQGLNLTPLHGHTALFGVYGMLGIGLTLFCIRGIKPDLIWPEGTLKASFWCFNIGLALMALLTLLPLGVMQLFASLNHGYWYARSADFMQQPVVDLLVWMRVPGDTIFAVGALLLAWFILSLWIKPKYEGGQQRG; encoded by the coding sequence ATGACAAACGTAAAAAAACTCTGGTTATTTCTCGCTTTCTTATTGTTTGTGTCTTTTGGGGTGCTGATATGGAGTGGTAATCAGATTTACCAGCAAGCGCCACCTATGCCCGAAAAGGTCCTCACTTCTGATGGTCAGCTACTTTATAGCCGCGCTGAAATTGAAAAAGGACGACAAGTCTGGCAGTCCTTTGGCGGAATGCAACTTGGCTCAATCTGGGGACACGGTGGTTATGTTGCTCCGGACTGGAGTGCCGACTGGATGCACCGAGAGTTGATGGCCTTACTCAATCTCTGGGCGAACCGAGATTATGGTGTGGAAAGTTTTGAGCTTGCCAATGCCGAACAGCAAGCCGCTTTGCAAGGCAGACTGAAGTCCCTAGTCAGAAAAAATACATACAATCCCGACACTGGCGTCATCACTTTAAGCTTGGACAGAGTCAAAGCGATAAGTCAGGTCTCTGAACATTATCAACGTCTCTTTAGTGATGAACCTTCAACGGCTGAGCTGCGTGAAGCTTATGCCATGAAAAATAACACGGTCACCGATCCAGAAAATCGTCGTGTACTCTCCGCTTTTTTCTGGTGGACGGCATGGGCCACTATGACTAATCGCATCGATGGTGACATTACTTATACCAATAACTGGCCTAATGAGCCGTTGATTGATAATAAACCGCCGGCGAGTATGTTTCTCTGGTCGGCTTTCAGTGTGACATTCCTGTTGGCTGGAATTGGTTTAATGGGCTGGTATTACGCGGTGTCTCATGGCAAAGAAGAGGCGACCAGTAAACTGCCGGCAACCGATCCCATGCGCGATTTACGACCTACACCTTCGATGATGGCAACAGCCAAATATTTCTGGGTGTTGCTCGCTTTATTCCTGGTACAAATTCTACTTGGTGCGGTGACTGCGCATTATCAGGTGGAAGGCCAGGTTATGTATGGCTTTGAGTTATCCGAAATTTTGCCTTACTCGATAACTCGCACCTGGCATACCCAACTGGCCGTGTTATGGATAGCACTTGCCTGGCTCGCGACCGGCCTTTATATCGGTCCTGCCGTATCGGGTTATGAACCGCCTTATCAGCGATTCGGGGTGAATCTTCTGTGGGTCTGCTTACTGGTCATTGTGGTCGGTGCCTTTACTGGGCAATGGTTCGCGGTGAATCAGACATTAGGATTGGAGCATAACTTCTGGTTCGGTCATCAAGGTTGGGAATATGCCGATATTGGCCGGTTCTGGCAGTGGTTCCTGTTTATCGGTTTATTACTCTGGTTATGTTTGGTGGGTCGCTCGCTCTGGCCGACATTACGTCAACCCTCTGAAAGTCGTTCCATTATTGGTTTACTGTTCTTATCCACTGTTGCCATTGGCTTGTTCTTTGGGGCGGCACTGGTCTGGAATGAACACACCCATATTTCCATGGTGGAATACTGGCGCTGGTGGTTGGTTCACCTCTGGGTTGAAGGATTCTTTGAAGTCTTTGCCACAGCAGTTATTGCGTTCTTATTTACTCGTCTGGGCTTAATCCCGGTCAAAACAGCAACAGTTGCTGTGCTGTTTGCCACGATTATTTTCATGTCGGGTGGTGTAATTGGCACATTACATCATCTCTATTTTGTCGGATCACCTACACCGGTATTAGCGTTGGGTGCCAGCTTCTCAGCACTGGAAGTGGTGCCGCTGGCCTACATAGGATTTGAGGCGTATCACAATTACACCTTGGGTCATGCAACCGAGTGGATGAAACGTTACCGCTGGCCGATTATGTTCTTTGTGGCCGTGGCGTTCTGGAATCTGGTCGGTGCGGGTTTATTTGGCTTTTTAATTAATCCACCATTATCGCTGTACTACATGCAAGGTCTTAATCTGACACCATTGCATGGTCATACCGCCTTGTTTGGTGTTTACGGGATGTTAGGTATTGGTCTGACCTTGTTCTGTATACGTGGTATCAAGCCCGATCTCATCTGGCCGGAAGGCACGCTTAAAGCCAGCTTCTGGTGTTTCAATATTGGTCTGGCACTGATGGCTTTACTCACGCTGTTACCGCTTGGTGTGATGCAATTGTTTGCCAGCCTGAATCATGGTTACTGGTATGCCCGTTCAGCAGACTTTATGCAGCAACCCGTTGTTGATTTACTGGTCTGGATGCGTGTGCCCGGCGATACCATCTTTGCTGTCGGCGCTTTGTTATTAGCCTGGTTTATTCTCAGCTTATGGATCAAACCAAAATACGAAGGTGGGCAACAACGCGGCTAA
- a CDS encoding SirB2 family protein, whose protein sequence is MIEFYDEVRQVHWLMAFASGGLLFIHGLIHLSQAGHLFSTSVRYLRYGVDTVLITAALMLTNIVQQFPFIDAWLTVKFLLLMVYLFLSHIMLYNTRNQRQYVIVWGLALMTWLFIFSVAKTHNSWGIFSMLF, encoded by the coding sequence GTGATTGAGTTCTATGATGAGGTGAGGCAAGTACACTGGCTGATGGCCTTTGCCAGTGGCGGCTTGCTCTTCATTCATGGGCTCATTCACCTGAGTCAAGCTGGTCACCTGTTTTCAACGTCCGTTCGTTATCTTCGCTACGGCGTTGATACGGTGTTAATCACGGCAGCGTTAATGCTGACCAATATCGTGCAGCAATTTCCTTTTATCGATGCTTGGCTCACGGTGAAGTTTCTGCTGCTGATGGTTTATTTGTTTCTCTCACACATCATGCTCTACAACACTCGAAACCAGCGGCAATATGTCATAGTTTGGGGGCTGGCCTTGATGACCTGGTTGTTTATTTTCAGCGTGGCGAAAACCCACAATAGCTGGGGCATATTTAGCATGCTCTTTTGA
- a CDS encoding cold-shock protein, translating into MSNTVNGTVKWFNEAKGFGFIEQESGADVFAHFSAITSSGFKTLAEGQKVEFTVTQGAKGPQAENIVAV; encoded by the coding sequence ATGTCAAACACAGTTAATGGAACAGTAAAATGGTTTAACGAAGCGAAAGGTTTCGGTTTTATCGAACAAGAGTCTGGAGCAGACGTATTTGCCCATTTCAGTGCTATTACTAGCTCAGGTTTCAAAACCTTAGCAGAAGGCCAAAAAGTTGAGTTCACTGTAACTCAGGGCGCAAAAGGACCACAAGCTGAGAACATCGTAGCTGTATAA